A portion of the Paucilactobacillus hokkaidonensis JCM 18461 genome contains these proteins:
- a CDS encoding IS110 family transposase, with protein sequence MSDVIALDVSKNHSYAVWYRNNKCLSEFNFQHNKVGFQRLKRIVDEAKSPTVYFEATGIYSRPVARFCQDNQFKYAQLNPLELHLHSENLRRIKTDKVDAHKMAHAVVEKKYRCTNTWSKNYRKLHELSRFYDQISDEIKLKRLRLYTALDQTFPEEEQLFTNQVSKLALNVILLFPHPDLVRSFSRTRLKNKLMSQIDKRLSQAKGLKYAEKLLKFAKISYPAADVDSIQVQEVKYYCRQLIELTKEKDALVKQTEKLAQSLQVYKIYTSIPGIGPLTASRLLGELGDITRFDNANQLNDYIGIDLNRYQSGKYQRQDHINKRGNPHGRALVYIIVRNMIRQKAVANNHIVDYYYRLKKRPIPKRDKVAVVACMNRTLKCLYAMVTAGTEYVYAYADSRSL encoded by the coding sequence TTGTCTGATGTAATCGCATTGGATGTTTCAAAAAACCACAGCTACGCTGTTTGGTATCGTAATAATAAATGCTTAAGCGAGTTCAACTTTCAACATAATAAAGTGGGATTTCAACGGCTCAAAAGAATTGTGGATGAAGCGAAGAGCCCAACAGTTTACTTTGAAGCCACTGGTATTTATTCTCGCCCAGTTGCTCGTTTTTGTCAGGATAATCAGTTCAAGTATGCTCAGTTAAATCCATTAGAACTTCATCTTCATTCTGAAAATTTGCGACGTATTAAAACTGACAAGGTTGATGCACATAAAATGGCTCACGCAGTAGTAGAAAAAAAATACCGATGCACTAATACCTGGTCTAAAAATTATCGAAAATTACACGAATTAAGTCGATTCTATGATCAAATAAGTGATGAAATTAAGTTGAAACGTCTCAGACTATATACGGCTCTTGATCAAACTTTTCCTGAGGAAGAACAGCTTTTTACTAATCAAGTCTCAAAATTAGCCTTGAACGTAATTCTGCTATTTCCTCACCCAGATTTGGTACGATCTTTTTCGCGTACGCGTTTAAAAAATAAACTAATGTCTCAAATTGATAAAAGATTATCCCAAGCCAAAGGCTTGAAGTACGCAGAAAAGCTTCTTAAATTTGCTAAAATTAGTTATCCGGCCGCTGACGTCGATAGTATTCAAGTTCAGGAAGTTAAGTACTACTGTCGCCAATTAATTGAGCTAACCAAGGAAAAAGATGCATTAGTAAAACAAACAGAGAAATTAGCACAATCATTGCAAGTTTATAAAATTTATACCTCAATACCTGGTATTGGACCTTTAACGGCCTCTCGTTTGCTAGGTGAACTCGGTGATATTACTCGTTTTGATAATGCTAATCAACTAAATGACTATATTGGTATTGATTTAAACCGTTATCAATCAGGTAAGTATCAACGACAGGACCATATTAATAAACGCGGTAATCCACATGGTCGAGCGCTTGTTTATATAATTGTTCGTAATATGATTCGTCAGAAAGCAGTGGCTAATAATCACATTGTTGATTATTATTACCGACTAAAAAAGCGACCTATCCCTAAACGAGATAAGGTCGCAGTGGTTGCCTGTATGAACAGGACACTAAAATGCCTTTATGCCATGGTAACAGCAGGCACTGAATACGTTTATGCGTATGCGGACTCGCGGTCCCTTTAA
- the rpmF gene encoding 50S ribosomal protein L32, which produces MAVPARKTSKTKKAMRRGHIKLSVPGLAPCPNCGELRKSHMVCPNCGFYDGKQVVSDNN; this is translated from the coding sequence ATGGCTGTTCCAGCACGAAAAACATCAAAGACTAAAAAGGCAATGCGTCGCGGACACATTAAACTTTCAGTTCCTGGTTTGGCACCATGTCCAAATTGTGGAGAATTACGTAAATCACATATGGTTTGCCCAAATTGTGGATTCTACGATGGCAAGCAAGTAGTTAGTGATAACAATTAA
- a CDS encoding MgtC/SapB family protein produces MFEVTTLHIILRLVLIILISGIIGYDREHKSRPAGIRTTMLVGVGACIIAMTQQEIAYQAIQFTIAHRNLGNVVRTDQARLICQVVSGIGFLGAGTIIVHRGDISGLTTAASLWVTAGLGIVVGMGYYEIAVISSLVVICVLMFVKRIIHVNVLLKLEVQYLNKKEALAVTDQYFDDHGIKIRKVKLSSKIIAERLQFTSYFELSLPKQMTLAQVENDLAHKQEIIAVRRIEV; encoded by the coding sequence ATGTTTGAGGTAACAACTTTACATATTATCTTGCGGCTAGTTTTAATTATATTAATTTCCGGAATTATTGGTTATGATCGTGAGCATAAAAGTCGTCCAGCAGGGATTAGAACAACGATGTTAGTTGGAGTGGGAGCTTGTATCATTGCCATGACACAGCAAGAAATTGCATATCAGGCAATTCAGTTTACAATTGCACATCGTAATTTAGGTAATGTTGTACGAACTGACCAAGCACGTCTAATTTGCCAGGTGGTTAGTGGCATTGGATTTTTAGGTGCCGGAACAATTATAGTTCATCGTGGTGATATTTCGGGCTTAACGACGGCTGCATCATTGTGGGTGACAGCTGGGTTAGGGATAGTAGTCGGAATGGGCTATTATGAAATTGCTGTAATTAGTTCATTAGTTGTAATTTGTGTGTTGATGTTTGTCAAACGGATTATTCATGTGAATGTACTTTTAAAATTAGAAGTACAATATCTGAACAAAAAAGAAGCTTTAGCGGTTACTGACCAGTACTTTGATGACCACGGGATTAAGATTCGGAAGGTCAAACTTTCGTCGAAAATAATTGCTGAACGACTACAGTTTACCAGTTATTTTGAATTATCATTACCAAAACAAATGACACTTGCACAAGTGGAAAATGACTTAGCTCATAAACAGGAGATCATTGCAGTTAGAAGAATTGAAGTTTAA